Proteins co-encoded in one Lynx canadensis isolate LIC74 chromosome C1, mLynCan4.pri.v2, whole genome shotgun sequence genomic window:
- the CC1H2orf66 gene encoding uncharacterized protein C2orf66 homolog, giving the protein MPKALLLLCVVLVLLGLVPGATVRNGEKWKPLNNPRNRELFFRTLQAYLKGRGLDLGRFPNTFSMNENPRPLSFQSELLASAFADYEEQKNSFPNYIKG; this is encoded by the exons ATGCCCAAAGCACTCCTGCTGCTGTGTGTTGTCCTGGTGCTACTTGGGCTTGTGCCTGGAGCCACAGTGAGAAACGGAGAGAAATGGAAGCCGCTCAACAATCCCCGGAACAGAGAGCTG tttTTCAGAACCCTTCAGGCATATCTTAAGGGAAGAGGTCTTGATCTTGGGAGATTTCCGAACACTTTCTCCATGAATGAGAATCCCAGACCCCTCTCTTTCCAATCAGAACTTCTTGCTTCTGCATTTGCAGATTATGAGGAGCAGAAAAACTCCTTTCCTAATTACATCAAAGGCTGA